A window from Streptomyces sp. NBC_00335 encodes these proteins:
- a CDS encoding MFS transporter produces MATPEADRGPRRLLHLLTPERRKAAATVVCAPYGGGSALIYKPLADAMPADWALHSIAVPGHELGEEAMDIDEVARLCAEEIVANVAGPLVLYGHCGVGVRLTVEIARRVEASGREIDAVHLGGIFPFARPKGRGAAMAERFAELAARLRSDQGMINALASAGLDVDEVDEEQLRLIVHNRRVGTKGAERYFGELYESEGGAISAPVIAVCGDRDPATEFYQERFREWHRITGTAAVVVLDEAGHFYLKYRAEELADILTGVHRSIAAGEEARHGPTADATWWLAGLSRDTTGTDPALAPGHVPEPEPGHVPAPEPGRVPEPEPAPGKPGASRRARERRPVRPTMGRFLAIATGQQLSMIGSALTEFALPIWIYLQTGSLFQLGMLAAFGLVPGIVVAPLAGAIVDRGDRRRVMLWGDVAAGLTQAALLVLYLSGSLEIWHCYVMISLLSAALAFQRVAWGSAVPQLVPKRFLGRANGVVQMALGLAQFLVPLIAVGILHVIGLGGILVFDVVSYLIATGVTLAVRFPDVMAATRRESVGAEIRAGFQRALGSRHFRAMLFWFAALNIFLSPLFLLITPLVLSFSSTAAAGWVSTAAGLGAVLGGLTLLVWGGPRRMRLRGVLFATLGLAAACVVTGLRPSVTVVAAGAFGMTYGLALLNGIYATVIQTKVPMRFHGRVIAVNTLVAWSTLPIGFALVAPAGPELLQPLMDEGGALASSVGALIGTGDGRGIGLLYLVFGLAMAALVLISLCIPVLARFDREVPDAESDDLIGLETLRARAKGETNA; encoded by the coding sequence GTGGCCACGCCCGAGGCGGACCGCGGACCGCGCCGGCTGCTGCACCTGCTCACCCCCGAGCGCCGCAAGGCGGCCGCCACCGTCGTCTGCGCCCCCTACGGCGGCGGCAGCGCACTGATCTACAAGCCGCTCGCCGACGCCATGCCGGCGGACTGGGCCCTGCACTCCATCGCCGTCCCCGGCCACGAGCTGGGCGAGGAGGCGATGGACATCGACGAGGTCGCCCGGCTCTGCGCCGAGGAGATCGTCGCGAACGTGGCCGGACCTCTGGTGCTCTACGGGCACTGCGGGGTCGGCGTCCGGCTGACCGTGGAGATCGCCCGCCGGGTGGAGGCGTCCGGCCGGGAGATCGACGCCGTCCACCTCGGGGGGATCTTCCCCTTCGCCCGCCCGAAGGGCCGCGGCGCCGCGATGGCCGAGCGCTTCGCCGAGCTGGCCGCCCGCCTGCGCAGCGACCAGGGCATGATCAACGCCCTGGCCTCGGCGGGCCTGGACGTGGACGAGGTCGACGAGGAGCAGCTGCGGCTGATCGTGCACAACCGCCGGGTCGGCACCAAGGGCGCCGAGCGCTACTTCGGCGAACTGTACGAGAGCGAGGGCGGCGCCATCTCGGCGCCGGTGATCGCCGTCTGCGGCGACCGCGATCCGGCGACCGAGTTCTACCAGGAGCGGTTCCGCGAGTGGCACCGGATCACCGGGACCGCCGCCGTGGTGGTCCTGGACGAGGCCGGGCACTTCTACCTCAAGTACCGCGCCGAGGAGTTGGCCGACATCCTGACCGGGGTGCACCGCTCGATCGCCGCCGGCGAGGAGGCGCGGCACGGGCCCACCGCCGACGCCACCTGGTGGCTGGCCGGCCTCTCCCGCGACACCACCGGAACGGATCCGGCTCTCGCGCCGGGACACGTTCCGGAACCCGAGCCTGGACACGTTCCGGCACCCGAGCCTGGACGCGTTCCGGAACCCGAGCCGGCGCCCGGGAAGCCGGGCGCATCCCGCAGGGCACGCGAGCGCCGCCCCGTCCGCCCGACCATGGGCCGGTTCCTGGCCATCGCCACCGGCCAGCAGCTCTCGATGATCGGCTCGGCGCTCACCGAGTTCGCCCTGCCCATCTGGATCTACCTGCAGACCGGCTCGCTGTTCCAGCTCGGCATGCTCGCCGCCTTCGGCCTGGTGCCCGGCATCGTGGTCGCCCCGCTGGCCGGCGCCATCGTCGACCGCGGCGACCGCCGCCGGGTGATGCTGTGGGGCGACGTCGCGGCCGGCCTGACCCAGGCGGCCCTGCTGGTGCTCTACCTCAGCGGCTCGCTGGAGATCTGGCACTGCTACGTGATGATCTCCCTGCTCTCCGCCGCACTCGCCTTCCAGCGCGTCGCCTGGGGCTCGGCGGTACCGCAGCTGGTGCCCAAGCGCTTCCTCGGACGCGCCAACGGTGTGGTCCAGATGGCCCTCGGCCTCGCCCAGTTCCTCGTACCGCTCATCGCGGTCGGCATCCTGCACGTGATCGGCCTCGGCGGCATCCTGGTCTTCGACGTCGTCAGCTACCTGATCGCCACCGGGGTCACCCTGGCGGTGCGCTTCCCCGACGTGATGGCCGCCACCCGCCGCGAGAGCGTCGGCGCCGAGATCCGGGCCGGCTTCCAACGGGCCCTCGGCAGCCGCCACTTCAGAGCCATGCTGTTCTGGTTCGCGGCGCTGAACATCTTCCTCTCACCCCTCTTCCTGCTCATCACCCCGCTGGTGCTCTCCTTCTCCTCGACCGCCGCGGCCGGCTGGGTCTCCACCGCGGCCGGCCTGGGCGCGGTCCTCGGCGGCCTCACCCTGCTGGTCTGGGGAGGCCCGCGCCGGATGCGCCTGCGCGGAGTCCTGTTCGCCACCCTCGGTCTCGCCGCCGCCTGCGTCGTCACCGGCCTGCGGCCCTCGGTGACCGTGGTCGCCGCGGGCGCGTTCGGCATGACCTACGGTCTGGCGCTGCTCAACGGCATCTACGCCACGGTCATCCAGACGAAGGTGCCCATGCGCTTCCACGGCCGGGTGATCGCGGTGAACACCCTGGTCGCCTGGTCCACCCTGCCGATCGGCTTCGCCCTCGTCGCCCCGGCCGGCCCCGAGCTGCTCCAGCCCCTGATGGACGAGGGCGGCGCGCTGGCCTCCAGCGTCGGCGCGCTCATCGGCACCGGTGACGGGCGCGGCATCGGCCTGCTCTACCTGGTGTTCGGCCTCGCCATGGCCGCTCTGGTCCTGATCAGCCTCTGCATCCCCGTCCTGGCCCGCTTCGACCGGGAGGTCCCGGACGCCGAGTCCGACGACCTGATCGGCCTGGAGACCCTGCGGGCCCGCGCGAAAGGCGAGACGAACGCATGA
- a CDS encoding amino acid adenylation domain-containing protein, with amino-acid sequence MTSPIPTPTPTPAPTPAPAPIARHPLTDEQRRLWFLQQLAPEDAGFNMYLNRRWSGPIDPRALSAALTRLTERHQVLRTRFALDGEHPVQLVEPVREVVLTLVPIPDTAEESFTAACAPFVNAPFDLGERPPLRVVLVSAGEQEHALSVVVHHIVSDGWSFTVLWRELLALYREEIGEGRAELPELKLQFGEFALAERTRLDGGAAEQAVHHWSERLAGVSALRMPLDHPRPAEPTHPAGFADLALDPGLVAGLDALAREQRCTPFMVLLAAYQSVLARWSGCYDFAVGTPLAGRNETAHEALLGYFSRTGVIRADLTGEPDFRTVLRRVRSATMAALNHQDIPVERVAAELGLPVLPGVGPLYQAVFVHQSQYELAGADERTLLPTGVRTADMDSGFDRAKTDLLLDSWRTPDGGMTLSFCFDRELFERATVEALARRVRDLLTRAVVDVEVALHGDWLPAPEERAALLALGAGPAVAEDALPILLGFAGQVAAHPDAPALECAGRVLTYVELDRSSDELARRLGPVAGRAVGVRIEPSFELVTALLAIWKAGAGYLPLDPAHPDERQRLMLGEAEAALLLTGGERPDLGVPVLDVRVREVPAPDVPVQKAGDPRTETGQAGPAGIEPGRTAPAGTPLPGSAPDGLAYVLYTSGSTGTPKGVAIEHASLAERVRWMAGPEGYRLRPGDRIVQFASIGFDTHAEEIWPALTAGACVVLLPGGGRMLPDLLRSEAGRSVTVLDLPTAYWQELVSLGEQTPWPPALRLVVLGGSEAQAVALAQWRELHGDAVRLVNTYGPTEATVIVTAGELAGGPGGDVAARPGRGSAADRRPPLGRPLPGVRLYLLDERGSLLPAGSEGELYIGGSGLARGYSARPDLTAEAFLPDPFTDAPDGRMYRTGDRARWRADGQLEFLGRADGQVKIRGYRIEPAEIEAALTAHPAVGRVAVLVRDGRRLIAYAVLRPAAGHRSEAAPGAGELREFLALRLPAFMVPDSVLLLDTLPLTTNGKLDTTALPDPDPAGGAAGYVAPRSDAEALVVELWQEVLGLPKVGVLDDFLALGGDSLLVTRVAARIRAGVGLDVSIRDVFESPTPAALAARIEALLVAEIDALSEEEAAAHLD; translated from the coding sequence ATGACTTCCCCGATCCCCACTCCGACGCCGACTCCGGCCCCGACTCCGGCCCCGGCCCCGATCGCCCGCCATCCGCTGACCGACGAGCAGCGCCGCCTCTGGTTCCTCCAGCAACTCGCTCCCGAGGACGCCGGGTTCAACATGTACCTGAACCGGCGCTGGAGCGGTCCGATCGACCCGCGGGCCCTGAGCGCGGCCCTCACCCGGCTCACCGAGAGGCACCAGGTGCTGCGCACCCGGTTCGCCCTGGACGGCGAGCATCCCGTCCAACTCGTGGAGCCCGTACGGGAGGTCGTACTCACCCTGGTCCCGATACCGGACACCGCCGAGGAGTCCTTCACCGCGGCCTGCGCCCCCTTCGTCAACGCCCCCTTCGACCTGGGCGAGCGCCCGCCGCTGCGGGTCGTCCTGGTCAGCGCCGGCGAGCAGGAGCACGCCCTGAGCGTGGTGGTCCACCACATCGTCTCCGACGGCTGGTCCTTCACCGTGCTGTGGCGCGAACTGCTCGCGCTGTACCGCGAGGAGATCGGCGAGGGGCGGGCCGAACTGCCGGAGCTCAAGCTCCAGTTCGGCGAGTTCGCCCTCGCCGAACGGACCAGGCTGGACGGCGGCGCGGCCGAGCAGGCTGTCCATCACTGGAGCGAACGACTGGCCGGTGTCAGCGCCCTGCGGATGCCGCTGGACCACCCCAGACCCGCCGAGCCCACGCACCCGGCCGGCTTCGCCGACCTCGCCCTCGACCCCGGCCTCGTCGCCGGACTCGACGCCCTGGCCCGCGAACAGCGCTGCACCCCCTTCATGGTGCTGCTCGCCGCCTACCAGAGCGTGCTGGCCCGCTGGAGCGGCTGCTACGACTTCGCCGTCGGCACCCCGCTGGCAGGCCGTAACGAGACCGCCCACGAGGCCCTGCTCGGCTACTTCTCCCGCACCGGGGTGATCCGCGCGGACCTCACCGGCGAGCCCGATTTCCGTACGGTGCTGCGCCGGGTGCGCTCCGCCACGATGGCCGCGCTGAACCATCAGGACATCCCGGTCGAGCGGGTGGCCGCCGAACTGGGACTGCCCGTACTGCCCGGCGTCGGCCCGCTCTACCAGGCGGTGTTCGTCCACCAGAGCCAATACGAGCTGGCCGGCGCCGACGAGCGGACCTTGCTGCCCACGGGCGTCCGGACGGCGGACATGGACTCCGGTTTCGACCGGGCCAAGACCGATCTGCTGTTGGACAGTTGGCGCACCCCGGACGGCGGGATGACGCTGTCGTTCTGCTTCGACCGGGAGCTCTTCGAGCGCGCCACGGTCGAGGCCCTGGCGCGCCGGGTCCGCGACCTGCTCACCCGGGCCGTCGTGGACGTGGAGGTCGCGCTGCACGGCGACTGGCTGCCCGCCCCCGAGGAGCGCGCCGCGCTGCTCGCTCTCGGCGCCGGACCCGCCGTCGCCGAGGACGCGCTCCCGATCCTGCTCGGCTTCGCCGGTCAGGTCGCGGCCCATCCCGACGCCCCCGCTCTGGAGTGTGCCGGCCGCGTCCTCACGTACGTCGAACTCGACCGCTCGTCTGATGAGTTGGCCCGCCGACTGGGCCCGGTGGCCGGCCGCGCCGTGGGCGTCCGGATCGAGCCTTCCTTCGAACTGGTCACCGCCCTGCTGGCCATCTGGAAGGCCGGCGCCGGCTACCTGCCGCTGGACCCCGCGCACCCCGACGAGCGCCAGCGGCTGATGCTCGGCGAGGCGGAGGCCGCCCTGCTGCTCACCGGAGGCGAGCGTCCGGACCTGGGAGTCCCGGTACTGGACGTCCGGGTACGGGAAGTCCCGGCACCGGATGTCCCCGTACAGAAGGCCGGCGATCCGAGGACCGAGACCGGGCAGGCCGGGCCCGCGGGCATCGAGCCGGGGCGCACGGCTCCCGCGGGGACCCCGCTGCCCGGAAGCGCCCCGGACGGCCTCGCGTACGTGCTCTACACCTCGGGTTCCACCGGCACCCCCAAGGGCGTCGCCATCGAGCACGCCTCCCTGGCCGAACGCGTCCGGTGGATGGCCGGACCGGAGGGCTACCGGCTCCGGCCGGGCGACCGGATCGTCCAGTTCGCCTCCATCGGCTTCGACACCCATGCCGAGGAGATCTGGCCCGCCCTCACCGCGGGCGCCTGTGTCGTCCTGCTCCCCGGCGGCGGCCGGATGCTGCCCGACCTGCTGCGCAGCGAGGCCGGACGGTCCGTCACCGTACTCGACCTGCCGACCGCGTACTGGCAGGAGCTGGTGTCCCTCGGTGAGCAGACCCCGTGGCCGCCGGCGCTGCGCCTGGTGGTCCTCGGGGGGTCCGAGGCGCAGGCCGTCGCCCTCGCCCAGTGGCGGGAGCTGCACGGTGACGCCGTCCGGCTGGTCAACACCTACGGCCCGACCGAGGCCACCGTCATCGTCACCGCGGGCGAGCTCGCCGGCGGTCCCGGCGGCGACGTAGCTGCCCGCCCGGGTCGCGGGTCCGCCGCCGATCGGCGCCCGCCGCTCGGGCGTCCGCTGCCGGGGGTGCGGCTCTACCTCCTGGACGAGCGCGGCAGCCTGCTGCCCGCCGGCTCCGAGGGCGAGCTGTACATCGGCGGCAGCGGCCTCGCACGCGGCTACTCGGCCCGGCCCGACCTCACCGCGGAGGCGTTCCTCCCGGATCCGTTCACCGACGCCCCGGACGGCCGGATGTACCGCACCGGCGACCGCGCCCGGTGGCGCGCCGACGGGCAGCTGGAGTTCCTCGGCCGCGCCGACGGTCAGGTGAAGATCCGCGGATACCGGATCGAGCCCGCCGAGATCGAGGCCGCCCTCACCGCCCATCCGGCGGTCGGCCGGGTGGCCGTGCTGGTCCGCGACGGCCGCCGGCTGATCGCGTACGCCGTCCTTCGGCCGGCCGCCGGACACCGGTCCGAAGCCGCGCCGGGGGCGGGCGAACTGCGCGAGTTCCTGGCGCTGCGGCTGCCGGCCTTCATGGTGCCGGACTCCGTGCTGCTGCTGGACACCCTCCCGCTGACCACCAACGGCAAGCTCGACACCACGGCCCTGCCCGACCCGGACCCGGCGGGCGGCGCCGCAGGATACGTGGCGCCCCGCAGCGATGCGGAGGCCCTGGTGGTCGAGCTCTGGCAGGAGGTGCTCGGCCTACCGAAGGTCGGCGTACTGGACGACTTCCTCGCCCTCGGCGGGGACTCGCTCCTGGTCACCCGGGTCGCCGCGCGCATCCGGGCCGGCGTCGGTCTCGACGTGTCGATCCGCGACGTCTTCGAGAGCCCCACCCCGGCAGCCCTGGCGGCCCGGATCGAGGCCCTGCTGGTCGCGGAGATCGATGCCCTCAGCGAGGAGGAGGCCGCCGCCCACCTGGACTGA